The sequence AGATTGATAAGGATAGGACAGTTATACTCTCTGGCATCGGTTGTGCTTCTAGAGTAGTGGGATACTTAGATTTTAGTACTGTTCATACTACTCACGGTAGGGCTCTAGCTTTTGCAACCGGATTGAGGCTTGTTAGAGATGACGTAAAAGTCATCGTGATAATGGGCGATGGAGATGCTTTGGCTATTGGCGGCAATCACTTTATACACGCCTGTCGAAGAAATATTGATATAACTGCAATTGTTTTAAATAATCAGATATATGGTATGACAGGTGGACAAAGTTCACCTACTACTCCCCAATCTATGTTATCTACTACCACGCCGTATGGAAATTTTGCACGAGCATTTGATTTTTGTAATCTCGCTATCGGTGCAGGAGCCACTTATGTGGCAAGGGCTACTACATATCATGTCTCACTTATGACTGAACTTTATGCGAGCGCTATAAAACATCACGGTTTTTCTTTTGTAGAAACTTTTACACAGTGTCCAGTGAATTATGGGAGAAGAAATAAGTTTCCTGATCCTGCTTCGATGCTCAAATATATGAAAGATATTTCTGTGCCATTTAAGGTGGCTCAGAATATGGGAAGCGATGAGTTACAAGGAAAGATTGTGATAGGTGAACTAATAAAAGAAAAAGAAGATGTAGAGCTAAATAAAGTAGTTAGAGAGCGCATAATGAAATTTAGAGGAGGTGCCCAGTGACAAAGGAACTAAGATTTGCCGGAACTGGGGGTCAGGGTCTGATACTTGCAGCTATCATATATGCTGAGGCTGCCCTCTACGATGGATACAGGGTTTTACAGAGCCAATCGTATGGACCAGAGTCAAGAGGAGGGGCAAGTAAGGCAGACTGCATCATTTCTGATACAGAGATAGATTATCCGAAAGTATATCTAGCTGACTTTTTGCTTGCTATGTCACAAAAGGCATATGATAAATATAAAAAAGACGTTAAAAATGGTTCTGTTATATTGTTCGATTCTACTTACGTTGAAGTGGAAAAAAGAGAAGAAAATATTATTTATTTCAGTGCTCCTATATCAAAAACGGTAAGAGATAGGATAGGCAAAGAACTAGCATCAAACATAGCTGCCCTTGGAACCATTTCTGTTGTATATCCTTTAATTGGCGAAGAAACCTTATTGAAAGCTATTTTAAACAGGGTGCCAAAAGCAACAATAGAGTTGAACAAAAGCGCATTTGATATAGGGAAACAATTAGGCAAGGAGATCTTGGAGGCTAAAGGTTCTATAGAATTTGTATTTTAATAAGGGGTGAATTAATGAGACTTTTTGAATATCAGGCTAAAAGTATTTTAAATCAATATTTGAAAGTACCAGAAGGGGTCCTTGTTGAAAAAGAAAATATGGGGCAAATGATTAAGAAATTAAATTTACCATGCATTCTAAAGGCACAGGTAAAAGTTGGAGGTAGAGGGAAGGCTGGGGGAGTTTTGAAAGTAAAGGATTTAAATGAGTTAAAAAGTAGTCTTGAAAAACTTTTTTCTATGGAAATAAAAGGGGAGAAAGTTAACAAAGTGCTTGCAGAAGAGCTAATAGATATTGACAGAGAACTTTATTTTAGCGTGATTTTCTATAGACCTTCTAGAAGATATATGATGGTTTTTTGCAAAGAAGGCGGAGTTGACATAGAGCAGCTTGCTGAGGTAAAACCTGATGCTATTAATAAAGTTAAGATAGATCCAATTATAGGTTTAAAGGATTTTATGATAAGAAACTTGATAAAAGATTTTGAACTTTATAGCATATTAAACCAGTTTATAAAAAGTGCGTATAAAATTTTTGTTGAAAAAGACCTTGTAATACTTGAAATAAATCCTCTTGTTATCACGAAAGATAAAGAACTAATTTGTGCAGATGCAAAGGTGGAGTTTGACGATAATGCCCTTTATAAGCATCCCGAATTTGAGGCTTTTCTTGAACAATCTGAAATAAAGGCAAGAAATTTAGGCTTTTCATTCGTACCTTTAGAGGGAGATATTGGAATTTTAGGAAATGGTGCAGGATTAGTTTTAGCTACTATTGACTCTGTAACCAGAGCAGGTGGAAAATGTGCTAACTTTTTAGATATTGGAGGCGGAGCAAAAGCTGAGAGGGTTAAAAGCGCACTTAAATTTTTAGTAGAGCAAAGGCAACCGAAAGGTATCTTAATAAACGTATTTGGTGGAATTACAAGAGCTGATGAAGTAGCAAAAGGCTTATTAGAATTTGAGGAAGAGCAGAAATTAAATCTTCCAGTAGTAGTAAGGCTTTCTGGAACTAAAGCTGAAGAGGGATTAGAAATGCTTCGGGGAAGATTTGAAATAGTTTCGTCTTTGAGAGATGGTGCTAAAAAGATAGTAGAGTTAGTTAATCAATAAATCGTTTGTTGGAGGTGTCAATTTGAGTATTCTTTTAGATAAAAGAAGTAAAATTCTGGTACAGGGTATTACGGGCAGAGAAGGTTCTTTTCATGCAGAACAGATGTTAAACTACCCGAGCAAAGTCGTAGCAGGGGTTACTCCAAAAAAGGGCGGGACTTTATTTTTAGATAAAATACCAATTTTTGACTCTGTTGAAGAAGCAGTAAAAAAGACCGGCGCAAATGTTAGTGTAATTTTTGTTCCTCCATTTGCATGTCAGGATGCTATATTTGAAGCAATATTTGCGAAAATTAAATTAATAATATGCATTACAGAAGGCGTAAGTTTACATGAGATGGCAGATGTATATAGCTTTTTAAAAACAAAAAAAGATATAAGGCTAATTGGCCCTAATTGCCCAGGATTGATAGTGCCAGGTGTATGTAAAGCAGGAATTATGCCTGCAAATGCCTTTATGCCAGGTTCTGTAGGAATAGTATCAAGATCAGGCACACTCACTTATGAAATTTCTTATATGCTGACCTCCAATGGGATTGGTCAGTCCACTGTAGTTGGGATCGGTGGGGATCCTGTTATTGGTACAACATTTAAAGACATTCTCATGCTTTTTGAAAGAGATTCTCAAACTGAATTGGTATTTTTAATTGGGGAAATTGGCGGTACTGACGAAGAAGACGCATGTGAATTTATTAGAGAAATGACGAAGCCTGTTGTAGCTTTTATTTCTGGTGCAAGTGCGCCTGAAGGTAAGAGAATGGGACATGCGGGGGCAATTGTTTATGGAAAGATGGGTAGCGTCCAGAGCAAGATAGAAACCTTCAGATCGACAGGAGTGCTGGTAGCTGAAAGCATTGACGATCTTTTAAGTATTGCAAAAAGATCTCTAGGAGTGGTGAGAACTTCAAAAGAATCAAAGCAACACTTATTCGAATATTATATTTCGCAAATTGAAGGAAGAGATTTTAGCGGTAGATTTTGATTAACATATTCTGGGCAAGTTTTCACCTATTGGCATATCCAGGAATCTTTTGCCGCCTATCTTTGTGTTAAGAATAACTCTTCGTGATACCTTATTAGTTGCTGTGCCTATTATAGCAGCATCCTTTCCAAGTGGATGAGACTTTAGCATGTTTAGTAGTTCCTCAGCGATATCTGGAGAACATGCTATGAGCATCTTCCCTTCGCAAGTCATAGTAAACGGGTCAAGACCTAAAGGATCAAGAAGACCATAGATTTCATCCTTTATTGGGACCTTTGCTTCATCTACTTCAATGCAAATATTTGAAGATGAAGCAAACTCGTTTAAGACTGTAGAAAGGCCTCCTCTTGTGGGATCCCTCATTGCGTGTATTTCGTTTTGAAACCTTTCTACTGCAGGTAAAATAAGCTTGTCAAGGCAGGCGCAGTCGCTTTTTATGTTTGACTTTAGGGGAAAATCTTCTCTAGCAAGCATAATAGCGCAGCCGTGATCAGCAATAGTTCCTGTAATGATGAAAACGTCGTTTTCTTTGATATTTCTAGAGTTAATTGATAAAGTAGATTTTTTTTGTCCTACACCGGATACGCTTAAGTAAACTCCATCTCCTTGCCCTTTGGGGACTACTTTTGTGTCTCCTGCAACAACCTTTACGTTGCATTCATCTGATGCTTTTTTAATTTCATTAGCAAGTTCTTTAATTAGACTAATTTCGACTCCTTCTTCTATTATCCATCCTAGAGTTAGATAAAGAGGTTTTGACCCCATAGCTACTAGGTCATTGATAGTACCGTATATAGCAAGTAGCGAAAGATTTCCACCAGGAAAAAAGATTGGCTTTACTAGATGAACATCAGTGCAAAAGGTAAGTTCGTTTTCTCTACCTGAAAAATCTAAAACTGCAGCATCATCAAACTTTAAAGGCTTTTCTAGATATATTGAGAAAACATTTTCAATTAATTCTGAGGTAAGTCTCCCACCCGCTCCATGCGCAAGCGTAATTATATTCGACATTAGTTTCCTCCCATATCAATGATTTGGTGTTAAAAGGTATTTTTTATTTATATTTTTCCATACTTATAATGAGCTGCACATGAACCTTCGGTAGATACCATGCATGGACCTACTGGCCTAATAGGAGTACAAGCTTTTCCAAAGAGTGGGCATTCATATGGTTCTATTAATCCCTGTAGAACTTCTCCACACCTGCAGCCTGGTGGATCGGGGCTTTTTTTACTTTTGAGATTAAATTTCGTTTTGGCACAAAATTTTTTATATTCATCTCTAAATCCTAGCCCACTATTTGGTATTGTTCCCATGCCTCTCCACTCAGCGTCTTCAGTAACGAATACTTCGTTTATAAAATTCATGGCGTTAACGTTTCCTTCATCCTTTACTGCTCTGCTATAGTTGTTTACTACTTTTGGTTGATTGTCTTTTTGCATTTTTAGTAACTCTAATATAGCTGAAAGTATATCAACTGGATCAAATCCTGCTACCACTCCACCCTTATTAAATTTTTTTAAGATACCCCTATAAGGTTTTGTCCCGATTACAGTACTTACGTGGCCAGGATAAATGAAGCCATCAATTTTTGGATTTGTAGATAGGAGTGCATCAAGCGCTGGAGGAACAACTTTGTGGAATGAGAGAACACTGAAGTTATCAATATTTTGTTCTTTTGCTTTTTTTATAGTAGCTGCTATCGTTGGAGCTGTTGTTTCAAAGCCTATTCCGAGGAAAATAACTTCAGTTTCGGGATGCTCTGCAGCATACTTCAAGGCATCTAAAGGTCCATAAACGACCTCTACATGTTTGCCTTCAGATCTTGCTTGAGCTAGATTTGACTTTGATCCAGGGACTTTTAGCATATCACCAAAAGTTGTTATACAGATATTTGGGATCGAAGCAGCTAAAATAGCAAGATCACAGTCACCCTGCGATGTTACGCAAACTGGACAACCAGGTCCTGAAATGTGTTTGATGTTTTTGGGAAGTAGAAATTTAATTCCAGATCTTAAGATACTTACTGTATGTGTTCCGCAAACCTCCATAAAGGTATATGGAAAATCAAATTCTTTTATTTGATCTAATATTTTTTGTGATATTTCTGGAGATTTGAACTCATCAAGCCAATTCAATGCTTTTTTCCTCAACTAATTTTGGTTCTTTTTTTTCGGGAGACAAATCTTCAAGTTCTTTCCATAGTTTTAAGGCTTCAAGTGCTGATTCTTCATCAAGAATCTCCATTGCAAATCCTGCATGCACCAGTACATAATCTCCTACTTTAACTTCTGGTAGAAAAGCTGTACAGGCCTTGGTTTCTGTTCCCATATAATCGACAGTAGCCATGTCGTTTTCGATCGATTTGACTTTCATTGGAACAGCTAAACACATAATGTCCTCCTAAAATTACTAATATATACTTATTTTTATAAGTAACAACTATTATTCTACTACACTAATTAGTGTTAAATCAACAGTAATATTTTAACTTTATTGTATAATTATTAAATCAAATAATCAAAGAGGTGTGTTATGAAATCTGAAGAGTGGATAGAGCTGGAACACAAGGTTCATTTGCAAACTTATAAAAGATATCCTGTAGTTTTGGCAAGCGGTGAGGGGGTGTATTTAAAAGACATTGAGGACAAGAAATATCTTGATTTTATAGGAGGTATATCAGTTTGTTCTCTTGGTCACTCTCATCCAGAAATTGCAGAAATTCTTCATAAACAAGCTCATACACTGATTCATGCAAGCAATTTATTTTATCACCCAAATCAAATCCTTCTTGCAAAGAAATTAGTAGACCTTTCTGGTCTGGGAAAGGTATTTTTCTGTAATTCTGGGGCAGAAGCAAATGAAGGTGCTCTAAAGATAGCTAGAGCTTACCACTTTTCTAAAGGCATTCCTGAAAAGAATAAATTTCTTGCTTTTGAAGGTTCATTTCATGGCAGAACCTTTGGTGCACTTTCTGTGACAGGTCAAGAGAAATATCAGGAGCCATTTAGGCCACTTGTGCCTGGTGTAGTTTTTGGGCCTATGGACAATCTGGATAAATTTTTAGATATATTAGAAAATGAAGAGAATTTAGCGGCTGTAATAATGGAAACAATGCCTGTTGAGGGTATGGGCATTTTCGTTTTGCCAAAAAAATTCGTAAAGAGAGTCAGAGAAATATGCGATCAAAAGGATATTCTACTTATCTTAGATGAAGTGCAAGCAGGCATAGCGAGAACTGGAAAGATGTTTTGTTATGAACACTATGAAATAACTCCTGATATTGTCAGCCTTGCAAAGGGACTGGGTACAGGTGTTCCTATTGGTGCAGTATTAGCGAGGGATAGCGTAGCATCGCATTTGAAATATGGACAACACGCTACTACTTTTGGAGGATCCCCTTTAATTTGCTCTGTTAGCTTAAAAGTTCTTGAGATTATAGAAAGAGATAAAATTGTTGAACATGTGGCAAAATTGGGAAAGTTGGCCGATGAAGTTTTTGACAAATGGTTGAAAGAAGGATTACTAAAGGATTATAGAGGAATGGGCCTTCTTTGGGGGATCGATCCTGTGAAAAAGACAGAAGAAGTTTTTAATAGAGCGTTTGAATTAGGCCTTTTTGTTAATATGTTGGGGACTGATACCTTGAGAATTGCTCCACCTTTGATTATTTCAAATGAGGAATTTGAAAAGGGTTTGAATATTCTTGAGATAGCTTTAAAATAGATATATAGACAATAAAAAACACACCCTCTTTATAATTTCTTCGAGGGTGTGTTTTAAAATTCTAAGATTAGAAAATCTCTGATAATCTCTTGATGCCGACCTCTATCATATCGTTTTGTGCATTAGAAAAATTTAATCTCATTGTGTTTTCTCCGCCACCATTGGCATAGAAGCAAAATCCCGGAACGTATGCTACGTTTTTTTCAATAGCTTTAGTAAACAATTCTTTAGTATTATATTTTTCCTGTAATTGAACCCAGATAAATAATCCGCCCTCAGGTTTGGTCCAATCAGATCCCTCTGGAAAATATTTTTCTATAGCATCTAACATCAATTTGCATCTTTCACCATAAATCTTCTTTATTTTTGGGATTTGGATGTCAAGAATGTTATTTTTACATAACTCATAAACTACCATGTGAATAAAAGGACTGGAGCAAAGATCTGTGCCTTGCTTTGCTTCAACTAATTTTATCATTATATTATCTGGTGCTACTATCCAGCCAATTCTTACGCCGGGAGATAAAACTTTTGAAAAGGTGCCCAGATAAATTACGTTATCGTTAGTATCAAATGATTTTATAGGACTAAGGCTTTCTCCTGTATATCTTAAATCTCCGTAAGGGTCGTCTTCAATTATTAAAGTGCCTGTTTTGTTTGCAACTTCAATCACTTCTTTTCTTCTATCAAGTGACAATGTAACCCCTGCTGGATTGTGAAAATTTGGTAAAAGATAAACAAATTTTGGGTTGTATTTTTTTACTTTCTCTTCCAAAAAATTTGTTAAGGTGCCATTTTTATCTATTGGTATGGTAATGAATTTTGTTTCATAGGCTGTAAATGCCTGTATTGCTCCAAGATATGAAGGTTCTTCTAAAAGAATATGATCACCAGGATCGCACATTACCTTTGCTATCAG comes from Thermodesulfobium acidiphilum and encodes:
- the sucD gene encoding succinate--CoA ligase subunit alpha, translated to MSILLDKRSKILVQGITGREGSFHAEQMLNYPSKVVAGVTPKKGGTLFLDKIPIFDSVEEAVKKTGANVSVIFVPPFACQDAIFEAIFAKIKLIICITEGVSLHEMADVYSFLKTKKDIRLIGPNCPGLIVPGVCKAGIMPANAFMPGSVGIVSRSGTLTYEISYMLTSNGIGQSTVVGIGGDPVIGTTFKDILMLFERDSQTELVFLIGEIGGTDEEDACEFIREMTKPVVAFISGASAPEGKRMGHAGAIVYGKMGSVQSKIETFRSTGVLVAESIDDLLSIAKRSLGVVRTSKESKQHLFEYYISQIEGRDFSGRF
- the hypE gene encoding hydrogenase expression/formation protein HypE, with the protein product MSNIITLAHGAGGRLTSELIENVFSIYLEKPLKFDDAAVLDFSGRENELTFCTDVHLVKPIFFPGGNLSLLAIYGTINDLVAMGSKPLYLTLGWIIEEGVEISLIKELANEIKKASDECNVKVVAGDTKVVPKGQGDGVYLSVSGVGQKKSTLSINSRNIKENDVFIITGTIADHGCAIMLAREDFPLKSNIKSDCACLDKLILPAVERFQNEIHAMRDPTRGGLSTVLNEFASSSNICIEVDEAKVPIKDEIYGLLDPLGLDPFTMTCEGKMLIACSPDIAEELLNMLKSHPLGKDAAIIGTATNKVSRRVILNTKIGGKRFLDMPIGENLPRIC
- a CDS encoding PLP-dependent aminotransferase family protein, which gives rise to MWNERMAKRTNLFESSVIRELLKLTAKKDLISFAGGLPGPETFPVEEFREASNKVLKDNGIQALQYTITEGYPPLREFLASYLSKKGIKCNAKNILLTNGSQQALDLIAKVMCDPGDHILLEEPSYLGAIQAFTAYETKFITIPIDKNGTLTNFLEEKVKKYNPKFVYLLPNFHNPAGVTLSLDRRKEVIEVANKTGTLIIEDDPYGDLRYTGESLSPIKSFDTNDNVIYLGTFSKVLSPGVRIGWIVAPDNIMIKLVEAKQGTDLCSSPFIHMVVYELCKNNILDIQIPKIKKIYGERCKLMLDAIEKYFPEGSDWTKPEGGLFIWVQLQEKYNTKELFTKAIEKNVAYVPGFCFYANGGGENTMRLNFSNAQNDMIEVGIKRLSEIF
- the hypD gene encoding hydrogenase formation protein HypD — its product is MNWLDEFKSPEISQKILDQIKEFDFPYTFMEVCGTHTVSILRSGIKFLLPKNIKHISGPGCPVCVTSQGDCDLAILAASIPNICITTFGDMLKVPGSKSNLAQARSEGKHVEVVYGPLDALKYAAEHPETEVIFLGIGFETTAPTIAATIKKAKEQNIDNFSVLSFHKVVPPALDALLSTNPKIDGFIYPGHVSTVIGTKPYRGILKKFNKGGVVAGFDPVDILSAILELLKMQKDNQPKVVNNYSRAVKDEGNVNAMNFINEVFVTEDAEWRGMGTIPNSGLGFRDEYKKFCAKTKFNLKSKKSPDPPGCRCGEVLQGLIEPYECPLFGKACTPIRPVGPCMVSTEGSCAAHYKYGKI
- a CDS encoding 2-oxoacid:acceptor oxidoreductase family protein, translated to MTKELRFAGTGGQGLILAAIIYAEAALYDGYRVLQSQSYGPESRGGASKADCIISDTEIDYPKVYLADFLLAMSQKAYDKYKKDVKNGSVILFDSTYVEVEKREENIIYFSAPISKTVRDRIGKELASNIAALGTISVVYPLIGEETLLKAILNRVPKATIELNKSAFDIGKQLGKEILEAKGSIEFVF
- a CDS encoding thiamine pyrophosphate-dependent enzyme codes for the protein MIGELVKRYLRMDRLPHMWCPGCGHGIALGALLRAFDRVKIDKDRTVILSGIGCASRVVGYLDFSTVHTTHGRALAFATGLRLVRDDVKVIVIMGDGDALAIGGNHFIHACRRNIDITAIVLNNQIYGMTGGQSSPTTPQSMLSTTTPYGNFARAFDFCNLAIGAGATYVARATTYHVSLMTELYASAIKHHGFSFVETFTQCPVNYGRRNKFPDPASMLKYMKDISVPFKVAQNMGSDELQGKIVIGELIKEKEDVELNKVVRERIMKFRGGAQ
- the sucC gene encoding ADP-forming succinate--CoA ligase subunit beta; translated protein: MRLFEYQAKSILNQYLKVPEGVLVEKENMGQMIKKLNLPCILKAQVKVGGRGKAGGVLKVKDLNELKSSLEKLFSMEIKGEKVNKVLAEELIDIDRELYFSVIFYRPSRRYMMVFCKEGGVDIEQLAEVKPDAINKVKIDPIIGLKDFMIRNLIKDFELYSILNQFIKSAYKIFVEKDLVILEINPLVITKDKELICADAKVEFDDNALYKHPEFEAFLEQSEIKARNLGFSFVPLEGDIGILGNGAGLVLATIDSVTRAGGKCANFLDIGGGAKAERVKSALKFLVEQRQPKGILINVFGGITRADEVAKGLLEFEEEQKLNLPVVVRLSGTKAEEGLEMLRGRFEIVSSLRDGAKKIVELVNQ
- a CDS encoding HypC/HybG/HupF family hydrogenase formation chaperone, with the protein product MCLAVPMKVKSIENDMATVDYMGTETKACTAFLPEVKVGDYVLVHAGFAMEILDEESALEALKLWKELEDLSPEKKEPKLVEEKSIELA
- a CDS encoding aspartate aminotransferase family protein, which encodes MKSEEWIELEHKVHLQTYKRYPVVLASGEGVYLKDIEDKKYLDFIGGISVCSLGHSHPEIAEILHKQAHTLIHASNLFYHPNQILLAKKLVDLSGLGKVFFCNSGAEANEGALKIARAYHFSKGIPEKNKFLAFEGSFHGRTFGALSVTGQEKYQEPFRPLVPGVVFGPMDNLDKFLDILENEENLAAVIMETMPVEGMGIFVLPKKFVKRVREICDQKDILLILDEVQAGIARTGKMFCYEHYEITPDIVSLAKGLGTGVPIGAVLARDSVASHLKYGQHATTFGGSPLICSVSLKVLEIIERDKIVEHVAKLGKLADEVFDKWLKEGLLKDYRGMGLLWGIDPVKKTEEVFNRAFELGLFVNMLGTDTLRIAPPLIISNEEFEKGLNILEIALK